From Vicia villosa cultivar HV-30 ecotype Madison, WI unplaced genomic scaffold, Vvil1.0 ctg.002312F_1_1, whole genome shotgun sequence, the proteins below share one genomic window:
- the LOC131638425 gene encoding uncharacterized protein LOC131638425 produces the protein MDSNNLNKLFWEVIEEELMDNTDEELLLSMLEKERQPRSSSRQKRRSVIDRNREEWHIRLFNDYFSENPVYTDAQFRRRFRMHRHLFLRIVEAFGNHDEYFQTRVDATGKMGLSPLQKCTYALCMLAYGFSADVVDEYVRIGESTAIECLERFVRGVNEVFGAKYLRMPNNNDVEHLLQMGESRGFPGMLGSIDCMQWEWKNCPIAWKGQFYRGDHGKPTIMLEAVASQDLWIWHAFFGIAGSNNDINVLNQFNVFNDTLEGRAATVQYTINGTPYNMGYYLAYGIYPEWATFVKTISMPWGEKRKLFAQHQESAIKDVERTIGVLQSQFAIIRGPARA, from the coding sequence ATGGATtcaaacaacctcaacaaactttTTTGGGAGGTGATTGAAGAAGAACTTATGGACAACACAGATGAAGAACTATTGTTGTCAATGCTCGAGAAGGAACGTCAACCTAGAAGTTCATCAAGGCAAAAAAGAAGATCAGTGATAGATCGGAATCGTGAAGAATGGCATATACGATTATTCAACGACTATTTCTCAGAAAATCCAGTATACACAGATGCCCAATTCCGTAGAAGGTTCAGAATGCATAGGCATTTGTTTCTTCGAATTGTAGAAGCCTTTGGAAATCATGATGAATATTTTCAAACGAGGGTCGATGCAACTGGTAAAATGGGTCTTTCCCCATTGCAGAAGTGCACTTATGCTCTTTGTATGTTGGCATATGGATTTTCTGCTGACGTTGTAGACGAATATGTTCGAATTGGTGAAAGCACTGCAATTGAGTGCTTAGAGAGATTTGTAAGGGGCGTGAATGAGGTATTTGGGGCTAAGTATTTAAGAATGCCTAATAACAATGATGTTGAACATCTTTTACAAATGGGGGAGTCACGTGGATTTCCAGGCATGCTAGGTTCCATTGATTGTATGCAATGGGAATGGAAGAATTGTCCTATTGCATGGAAAGGACAATTTTATCGAGGTGATCATGGTAAACCTACGATCATGCTTGAAGCAGTGGCATCACAAGACTTATGGATTTGGCATGCATTTTTTGGTATTGCAGGTTCAAACAATGACATTAATGTGCTAAACCAATTCAATGTGTTTAACGATACTTTGGAAGGACGTGCTGCTACTGTGCAATATACAATCAATGGGACTCCATATAACATGGGGTATTATTTAGCATATGGTATATATCCTGAGTGGGCTACATTTGTCAAGACCATTTCAATGCCGTGgggagaaaagagaaaattatttGCTCAACATCAAGAATCAGCTATAAAGGATGTGGAGCGGACAATTGGAGTGCTCCAATctcaatttgcaattatacgtGGCCCAGCGCGTGCCTGA
- the LOC131638436 gene encoding uncharacterized protein LOC131638436 yields MSRVRNVLRGFGVKNFVFMFAIFPMFIFGIYMHGQKITYFLRPLWEKPPKPFNLIRHYYNDNVTMESLCRLHGWGVRDNPRRVFDAVLFSNELEILTLRWKELYPYVAEFVILESNSTFTGIPKPLVFKRYREKFNFIEPRLTYGTIGGRFKKRENPFVEEAFQRVALDHLLRIAGITDDDLLIMSDVDEIPSAHTINLLRWCDEIPAILHLQLKNYLYSFEFHLDDKSWRASVHRYESGKTRYAHYRQSDNMLADAGWHCSFCFRRISDFIFKMKAYSHYDRVRFSHYLNPERIQKVICEGADLFDMLPEEYTFRDIIGKMGPIRHSYSAVHLPAFLLENAEKYKFLLPGNCMRER; encoded by the coding sequence ATGTCAAGAGTCCGCAACGTTTTGCGTGGCTTCGGTGTGAAAAACTTCGTATTCATGTTCGCCATTTTTCCAATGTTCATCTTTGGAATCTATATGCATGGACAGAAAATCACTTACTTTCTTAGACCGTTATGGGAAAAACCGCCCAAGCCTTTCAATCTTATTCGCCATTACTATAATGACAATGTTACGATGGAGAGTCTTTGTCGACTTCATGGTTGGGGAGTTCGTGACAATCCAAGACGTGTTTTTGATGCGGTGTTGTTCAGTAATGAGTTAGAAATACTTACCTTGCGTTGGAAGGAATTGTACCCCTATGTGGCTGAATTTGTGATTCTTGAATCAAACTCTACATTTACTGGAATTCCCAAGCCTCTGGTTTTCAAAAGATATAGGGAGAAATTCAATTTTATAGAGCCGAGATTAACATACGGGACGATTGGTGGAAGATTTAAGAAAAGGGAAAACCCGTTTGTTGAGGAAGCGTTTCAACGCGTGGCATTGGATCATCTTCTTAGGATTGCTGGTATAACAGATGATGATTTGTTGATTATGTCTGATGTTGATGAGATACCAAGTGCTCATACTATTAATCTTTTACGATGGTGCGATGAAATACCGGCGATCCTGCATCTGCAACTGAAGAATTATCTCTATTCTTTCGAGTTTCACTTGGACGATAAGAGTTGGAGGGCTTCGGTTCATAGGTATGAGTCTGGTAAGACACGATATGCACATTATCGACAGTCTGATAACATGTTAGCAGATGCTGGTTGGCATTGTAGTTTTTGTTTTCGTCGAATAAgtgattttatttttaagatGAAAGCTTATAGTCATTATGATAGAGTTAGATTCTCTCATTATTTAAATCCTGAGAGAATACAGAAAGTAATATGTGAAGGGGCTGATTTATTTGACATGTTGCCTGAAGAGTATACTTTCAGGGACATTATTGGTAAAATGGGTCCTATTCGTCATTCATATTCTGCAGTTCATCTTCCtgctttccttctggaaaatgcaGAGAAGTATAAATTTCTCTTACCTGGAAATTGCATGAGAGAGAGATGA
- the LOC131638411 gene encoding NAC domain-containing protein 82-like isoform X1: MAETKLIPGFRFHPTDVELVMYFLKRKITGRKFPFDVIAELDIYKYAPWDLPDKSLLKSGDLKWYFFSPVGKKYCTGGRMNRATEIGYWKTTGKDRAVEHGNQVVGMIRTLVFHIGKAPKGDRTDWVMHEFRLEDKDLADKGIAQNSYVICRVFQKEGPGPRNGAQYGKPFNEKDWDSEEEIDCLQSVPAAAMSLPATTLPSSSHISEENDMHPSTSGCIGRNSLSCLSRSVPSGLPHPSAPSNQIDDDILSMLAIFKDDEDTLAGNENNGSEKVDNPGQANNAEGEPYLDPNEIFGDLGDLESLVGWDDGDGFSHDQKDGYTKNEMPSTGGDVSLFCDPHNNYLELIDLDAPLL; the protein is encoded by the exons aTGGCCGAAACAAAATTGATTCCAGGGTTTCGGTTTCATCCCACTGATGTTGAGCTCGTTATGTATTTTCTCAAGAGGAAGATTACCGGTAGGAAGTTCCCTTTTGATGTCATTGCTGAACTTGACATTTACAAGTATGCTCCATGGGATCTCCCAG ATAAATCTTTGCTCAAAAGTGGGGATTTGAAATGGTACTTCTTTAGCCCTGTAGGAAAGAAATATTGCACGGGAGGGAGGATGAATCGAGCGACTGAAATTGGGTACTGGAAGACTACAGGGAAGGATAGAGCAGTTGAACATGGGAATCAAGTGGTGGGGATGATTAGAACTCTGGTTTTTCACATTGGCAAAGCTCCTAAGGGAGACCGAACTGATTGGGTAATGCATGAATTCAGACTTGAGGACAAAGACTTAGCTGACAAAGGCATTGCACAG AATTCCTACGTGATTTGTAGGGTATTTCAAAAGGAGGGTCCTGGTCCAAGGAATGGTGCTCAGTATGGTAAACCATTTAATGAGAAAGACTGGGATAGTGAAGAGGAAATTGATTGTTTGCAATCTGTCCCTGCTGCTGCTATGTCTTTACCAGCTACAACTCTACCTAGCTCAAGCCATATTTCCGAAGAAAATGACATGCATCCCTCAACAAGTGGATGCATTGGACGGAACTCTTTATCATGTCTATCTAGATCAGTGCCCTCTGGCTTGCCACACCCTTCAGCTCCAAGCAATCAAATTGACGACGACATTTTATCCATGCTTGCTATTTTCAAAGATGATGAGGATACATTGGCAGGGAATGAAAACAACGGATCTGAG AAGGTTGATAATCCTGGTCAGGCAAACAATGCGGAAGGCGAACCTTATTTAGACCCAAATGAGATTTTCGGGGACTTGGGAGATCTTGAAAGCTTGGTTGGATGGGATGATGGAGATGGCTTTTCCCATGACCAAAAAGATGGGTATACTAAAAATGAAATGCCTTCTACTGGTGGCGATGTCTCTTTGTTTTGTGACCCCCATAATAATTACTTGGAGTTGATTGACCTAGATGCGCCATTGTTGTAG
- the LOC131638411 gene encoding NAC domain-containing protein 82-like isoform X3 — MYFLKRKITGRKFPFDVIAELDIYKYAPWDLPDKSLLKSGDLKWYFFSPVGKKYCTGGRMNRATEIGYWKTTGKDRAVEHGNQVVGMIRTLVFHIGKAPKGDRTDWVMHEFRLEDKDLADKGIAQNSYVICRVFQKEGPGPRNGAQYGKPFNEKDWDSEEEIDCLQSVPAAAMSLPATTLPSSSHISEENDMHPSTSGCIGRNSLSCLSRSVPSGLPHPSAPSNQIDDDILSMLAIFKDDEDTLAGNENNGSEKVDNPGQANNAEGEPYLDPNEIFGDLGDLESLVGWDDGDGFSHDQKDGYTKNEMPSTGGDVSLFCDPHNNYLELIDLDAPLL, encoded by the exons ATGTATTTTCTCAAGAGGAAGATTACCGGTAGGAAGTTCCCTTTTGATGTCATTGCTGAACTTGACATTTACAAGTATGCTCCATGGGATCTCCCAG ATAAATCTTTGCTCAAAAGTGGGGATTTGAAATGGTACTTCTTTAGCCCTGTAGGAAAGAAATATTGCACGGGAGGGAGGATGAATCGAGCGACTGAAATTGGGTACTGGAAGACTACAGGGAAGGATAGAGCAGTTGAACATGGGAATCAAGTGGTGGGGATGATTAGAACTCTGGTTTTTCACATTGGCAAAGCTCCTAAGGGAGACCGAACTGATTGGGTAATGCATGAATTCAGACTTGAGGACAAAGACTTAGCTGACAAAGGCATTGCACAG AATTCCTACGTGATTTGTAGGGTATTTCAAAAGGAGGGTCCTGGTCCAAGGAATGGTGCTCAGTATGGTAAACCATTTAATGAGAAAGACTGGGATAGTGAAGAGGAAATTGATTGTTTGCAATCTGTCCCTGCTGCTGCTATGTCTTTACCAGCTACAACTCTACCTAGCTCAAGCCATATTTCCGAAGAAAATGACATGCATCCCTCAACAAGTGGATGCATTGGACGGAACTCTTTATCATGTCTATCTAGATCAGTGCCCTCTGGCTTGCCACACCCTTCAGCTCCAAGCAATCAAATTGACGACGACATTTTATCCATGCTTGCTATTTTCAAAGATGATGAGGATACATTGGCAGGGAATGAAAACAACGGATCTGAG AAGGTTGATAATCCTGGTCAGGCAAACAATGCGGAAGGCGAACCTTATTTAGACCCAAATGAGATTTTCGGGGACTTGGGAGATCTTGAAAGCTTGGTTGGATGGGATGATGGAGATGGCTTTTCCCATGACCAAAAAGATGGGTATACTAAAAATGAAATGCCTTCTACTGGTGGCGATGTCTCTTTGTTTTGTGACCCCCATAATAATTACTTGGAGTTGATTGACCTAGATGCGCCATTGTTGTAG
- the LOC131638411 gene encoding NAC domain-containing protein 82-like isoform X2 has protein sequence MAETKLIPGFRFHPTDVELVMYFLKRKITGRKFPFDVIAELDIYKYAPWDLPDKSLLKSGDLKWYFFSPVGKKYCTGGRMNRATEIGYWKTTGKDRAVEHGNQVVGMIRTLVFHIGKAPKGDRTDWVMHEFRLEDKDLADKGIAQNSYVICRVFQKEGPGPRNGAQYGKPFNEKDWDSEEEIDCLQSVPAAAMSLPATTLPSSSHISEENDMHPSTSGCIGRNSLSCLSRSVPSGLPHPSAPSNQIDDDILSMLAIFKDDEDTLAGNENNGSEVDNPGQANNAEGEPYLDPNEIFGDLGDLESLVGWDDGDGFSHDQKDGYTKNEMPSTGGDVSLFCDPHNNYLELIDLDAPLL, from the exons aTGGCCGAAACAAAATTGATTCCAGGGTTTCGGTTTCATCCCACTGATGTTGAGCTCGTTATGTATTTTCTCAAGAGGAAGATTACCGGTAGGAAGTTCCCTTTTGATGTCATTGCTGAACTTGACATTTACAAGTATGCTCCATGGGATCTCCCAG ATAAATCTTTGCTCAAAAGTGGGGATTTGAAATGGTACTTCTTTAGCCCTGTAGGAAAGAAATATTGCACGGGAGGGAGGATGAATCGAGCGACTGAAATTGGGTACTGGAAGACTACAGGGAAGGATAGAGCAGTTGAACATGGGAATCAAGTGGTGGGGATGATTAGAACTCTGGTTTTTCACATTGGCAAAGCTCCTAAGGGAGACCGAACTGATTGGGTAATGCATGAATTCAGACTTGAGGACAAAGACTTAGCTGACAAAGGCATTGCACAG AATTCCTACGTGATTTGTAGGGTATTTCAAAAGGAGGGTCCTGGTCCAAGGAATGGTGCTCAGTATGGTAAACCATTTAATGAGAAAGACTGGGATAGTGAAGAGGAAATTGATTGTTTGCAATCTGTCCCTGCTGCTGCTATGTCTTTACCAGCTACAACTCTACCTAGCTCAAGCCATATTTCCGAAGAAAATGACATGCATCCCTCAACAAGTGGATGCATTGGACGGAACTCTTTATCATGTCTATCTAGATCAGTGCCCTCTGGCTTGCCACACCCTTCAGCTCCAAGCAATCAAATTGACGACGACATTTTATCCATGCTTGCTATTTTCAAAGATGATGAGGATACATTGGCAGGGAATGAAAACAACGGATCTGAG GTTGATAATCCTGGTCAGGCAAACAATGCGGAAGGCGAACCTTATTTAGACCCAAATGAGATTTTCGGGGACTTGGGAGATCTTGAAAGCTTGGTTGGATGGGATGATGGAGATGGCTTTTCCCATGACCAAAAAGATGGGTATACTAAAAATGAAATGCCTTCTACTGGTGGCGATGTCTCTTTGTTTTGTGACCCCCATAATAATTACTTGGAGTTGATTGACCTAGATGCGCCATTGTTGTAG
- the LOC131638426 gene encoding glutathione S-transferase T3-like: MGLCLNAKFHNFQLKLVLKILQLKKNKGVLLKKLREVFTREEDTLLMQSWLNVSKDPIVGVDQKVDSFWLRIIANYNQYCWQSREKLQGQLKSRWHRINDCVQKFVGCYKQVVHGKKSGASEKDILVNMHAFYEQDEGAPFNLEYAWRFLKDEPKCMGAFTENSSKRTKNSVSGSYTTSPNSETPSSYDFNSSSPMERPMGQKAAKRKGKAKENVNATEPLSSVISDTMNKRMKVMENLARLKEEKNKLVKEKMEFEAMQFIMSDTSKMNDSQREFHEKHCNNLKEKYGW; this comes from the coding sequence ATGGGTTTATGTCTGAACGCCAAGTTCCACAATTTTCAACTCAAGTTGGTATTGAAAATACTACAATTGAAAAAGAACAAAGGCGTTTTGTTAAAAAAACTTCGAGAGGTATTCACAAGGGAAGAGGATACACTTCTTATGCAATCATGGCTCAATGTTTCAAAGGATCCAATTGTGGGAGTTGATCAAAAAGTCGATAGCTTTTGGTTAAGAATCATCGCTAATTATAACCAATATTGTTGGCAGTCACGAGAAAAGCTACAAGGTCAATTAAAATCTCGATGGCATCGGATAAATGATTGTGTTCAAAAATTTGTTGGGTGTTACAAACAAGTTGTTCATGGAAAAAAAAGTGGGGCATCAGAGAAAGATATCTTAGTCAATATGCATGCTTTTTATGAACAAGATGAAGGTGCACCATTCAATCTTGAGTATGCATGGCGGTTTttaaaagatgaacctaaatGTATGGGAGCATTCACCgaaaattcttcaaagagaacaaAGAATTCTGTTAGTGGTTCATACACGACATCGCCAAACTCAGAGACACCTTCAAGTTATGATTTTAACTCATCATCTCCAATGGAGCGTCCAATGGGACAAAAGGCGGCAAAACGAAAAGGTAAGGCAAAGGAAAATGTAAATGCAACTGAACCTCTTTCTAGTGTTATTTCCGATACAATGAATAAAAGAATGAAAGTAATGGAAAATCTAGCACGACTTAAGGAGGAAAAAAACAAATTAGTCAAGGAAAAGATGGAGTTTGAAGCAATGCAATTCATAATGTCAGACACTTCTAAGATGAATGATAGTCAACGTGAATTTCATGAAAAACATTGTAATAACctaaaagaaaaatatggatggtAA